The genomic DNA ATCGCCACGGGCTCGTAGCACATGGCGCCCATCACGAGTTCGGGCTCCTCCATCTTCTCGACCCGCGAGAGCATCCTGTAGATCTCGTCCCTGTCCATCGAGCCGGCCTTTCCGGCCGTTATCCGGCTCTCTCTCCCGGCCTTCCGTGCGGCGGAGGCCCCGGCCAGGCACGCGGTGGAAACGAGCGCCACCAGCAGCGCGGTCAGCAGGAGCGGGTTCACACGCGCCTCCATTCCGAAAGTATCCGTTTCGACAGCCCGATGATTATACAAGCGGCCCCGGGATGTCATTCCCGTGATCCCGCCGGTGCGGGATCACGGCGTCGCCAGCTATCTGCCGGAGGCAGACAGCGGGAGACCATGACTCCGGCCATGACGCAGGTTCTCTGCCGGCTCACGGCGGAGCCGGCAGGAGTCCTGATCCGCTGACGCTAAACCGGACTATCGCATCAAGGCCAGGCGCCTGCACCCAGCCGCCCGTAATCGCTCTCGCAGGTTCGCTTCGCGAACCATGCTGTCGCTTCCTTTTCATTTCCGCTCAGCGGAAATGAAGGCGTCGCCAGCTATCTGCCGGAGGCAGACAGCGGGAGACCATGACTCCAGCCATGACGCAAGTTCTCTGCCGGCTCACGGCGGAGCCGGCAGGAGAGTGTGCTGCGGGTCTTCTCGCTGCCCGCCAGGCTAATAGATCGATTGATGGCATGCAGCTGTCAGGGCCAGCTCATTCCTACGTGAGTGGCCCCGGGATGTCACTCCCGGGGCCGCAGAAGGCGCTAGCTTCGGATGCTTGCCTCTGTCTTCTACAATCCGAATTCCGCCTTTATCTCACCGAAGGTCATGGGGTCGAGGGCCATCGAACCGTCGAACCTGAGCTCCGACATGTTGTTGGAGAGCGTTCCCGTGGGGGACGAGAGGTCCGTCTTGTTCATCAGGCCGCGGGGTGCGCCGGTGTTCCACATGTAGGTGTAGAACATGTTGGCGCCGCCCTGCCATTCGAGCTCGAACACCAGGTTGTCGGTGCCGTTGTACCAGTACGGGGTGTCGAGGGTGATCGTCATCCACTCGTCGGCGCCGGCTGACATGACCTGCTGGGAGGTCTGGTACACGAGGGTCCTCGTCCCGGCGATGTAGTTGTCGGCGAAGGTGTTAGACAGGACGTCAGCAGAGGCCAGGCCCATGTAGAGCTTGAAGTTGTTGTAGGTGCCGGTGGAGGACCCGGCGGACCCGCCCCTCTGCCATGCTACGGTCTCGATGGTCATGGCCCCGGACATCTCCCCGGAAAGCGCTATCACCTGATAGCGGTTGAGGGAGCCTCAAGATGCGCAGAACGGATCCATGGTGGCGATCTCGGGGCTGCCTACGGTGACGGCAGCCGAGCAGATCCCGCACAGGATCCCGGCAATAGCGAGCAGTCTGTACATGGACCGCCTTCCGGTGGGGGTTTGTCTTAATCTACCATCGTGCTAGGTATTTGTCCACGGGCCGGCCCGGACTTCTCTCCGAGCCTGCCCAGAACCTCGATCCGCATCGGCTGTGGGATCTCTGCCTCCTCGAGACATCTCCGGAGGAATCCGAGGTCGCAGCCGTGACGCTGCATGTGCCTGACGAGTGGTTCGGATCGGTCGGGCCGGCTGCGGATGAGTTCGGTGACGAGGCGGAGTTCCAGCGCGACGGTCGGCACAGCGTGGCGGCCGCAGGGCATGAGTGAGAACCGCTCCCACGGGCCGAGGCCGAAGGTCTCCCTGGTGTCGACCGCGGAGTCCACCTCCACGGTGCTGATACCGACTTCGACGCCCTTCACCTCGTAGTTGGCGTAGTACTGCCGCGAACAGGCGAGCCAGGCTGGTGCTTCGAGGCATCTGAACGGTGACAGGGCGGCTACAAAGGCATCGACTCCGCCGCGTGCCCTCGCCAGGATGTCGATATCCGCAGCCGGCAGCGACACCCCGTGCAGAAGGGCCGCTCCCGTGCCCACCAGCCTGTACTCGACCCGGTCGCATGCGGGCATGACATGGTCGAGGAATGCGGTCAGCGCCTCCAGGAACCTCTCATGATCGAGTGTCGGGGCCGGATGATCCCCCATCGCCCGCCTTTCTGCTCATGATGCCTCCGCAATACTCCCCTCTCCGGAACGGTGATCGCGGATCCGTCGGAAGACCCTGTCAACGTACCTCCACTGCCGGTACCTCCTGATGATGCGGGAGAGCAGTACGCTCTCCGCCTTCCTGACAGCCCTCACGAGCATGCTCTTCCGTTTCGGAGACAGGGGGCGGCTGCAGTCGGAGCCTCCCGCCTGCAGGATGACGTGGCAGTAATCGCCCGGGCGCCAGATGTACTCCAGCGAATAGTGGCGGAGCAGGTATCCGGCCGACGCGGCCTCCTCGACGAGTGTGGGCAGCTCGATCGAATTGTCGATCACCTGGAGTTCGCCCGGGTTGTTCTCGCGCAGGTACCGCTGATACTGTGGAGAAGGGTATGTGATGACGAGAAGCGCGGAATCCGAGCTGACCCCGCGAAGCCCGCGGAGGAACCCTGGGCGGTCGGCCTCGGGGATGTGCTCGATCGAATCCACGAGCACCACGACGTCGGCGGGACCGCCGAGCTCCCTGCTCGCAGCGTCCAGTTCGTTCACGGCTTCGTGTGATGCGAAGGAAAGGTTGCCGGCACGGGTCGTCCGCTCTGCATACCAGATGTTCATGGGGCTGATGTCGATTCCCAGCACCTTCCCGGCAGTGACACGGCGGGCCAGGCGTTCGGAAACGATGCCGATCCCGCAGCCTACGTCCAGTACGCGATCGGTATCCCGCAGCAGAGGGAGGATCCGTGAAATGGCAGCCTCGATCCTCGGATTCCCGTCTATCCGGTAGCTCGTCATCCGATACCTGAGGAACTCGTCGTAGTAGGCGCGGACATCGTCATGACCTGGCAGTGCAGGTGTTCCCACTGCAGCCCCTCCCCATGATGGTCTTCCTCTACCGACCGGCTGTCCTGACTCGAGCACCCCTACTCGAGCCGGGACTCGTCATGCCTGAGGTCAGGTTCTGGTCTGTCCCGTCCGACTCCCTTCGCCCGCAGCCGGCGCATACCGGGCGCCTGCATGCAATCGCAAGGATAGCGAAAATGGCATTTGAAACCCAGTATTCTGCACAGGAGTCGTAAGGGTGCTGCAGGCCGGAAGAGCTTCCTGCACGGGCAACGGGCCGGCCGGCGGAAACGGTTCCGCCATGCGGACTGCTCGGTCGTGCTGGACGGAAAGCCCGGTGTAGTCGCTCTCGCTATACAGCTTACCGCATACCCACGCGGATGCAGTCGACGAATTGGCCAAAGGATCTTTCCAACAGATCTCACAATGAGAACGGGCCGCTGAGAACAGCGGCCCGCCCAGTCGATGTTGCGCGCCTACCTCAACAGCACCACCCGCGTTGAAGCATCGAGATCGGCACTGGAGAGCCTCAGGAAGTACACTCCCTGGGCCAGGGCATTCCCGTTCCCGTCGAGGCCGTCCCAGTAGTGTGTCTGGGAGCCTGTGGGCAGGATCCCCAGATCCTGCGTTCTCACTAGACGCCCTGCGGCGTCGTAGATCTCGAATGTCAGAGGGGAAAGCCCGGTACTCTGGAAGGAGAGCTCGATGCCGGCGGTCGTGGGATTGGGGGAGGCAAGGAGCACGCTAGATTCAATTTCCAGAGAGGGTTCGATCCCCGTGTCGGGTTCCCATCGGGCAATGTAATTGGCAGGAGTCCCTCCGGCCTGGGTGAACACCCCTCCCGCATACATGTCCGAGCTGCTCACGGCGATGGCTTCGACATAGCCATTCACCCCGCTTCCCAGTGCCGACCAGCTGCTGCCATCCCATCGGGTAATGTAGTTCGCTAGAACCACCCCCGCCCCCCCTCCGGCCAGGGTGAAGAGCCCTCCCACATACACATCCGATCCGTTCTCTGTGATAGCATGGACAAATCCGCTCAGGCCATCTCCCAGCGGGAACCAGGTGCCATCCAGGTCAAGCTCGCCAGCAAGCGGAACAGGTTCCCAGGGGGAGGATCCCTC from Candidatus Fermentibacter sp. includes the following:
- a CDS encoding methyltransferase domain-containing protein, whose amino-acid sequence is MGTPALPGHDDVRAYYDEFLRYRMTSYRIDGNPRIEAAISRILPLLRDTDRVLDVGCGIGIVSERLARRVTAGKVLGIDISPMNIWYAERTTRAGNLSFASHEAVNELDAASRELGGPADVVVLVDSIEHIPEADRPGFLRGLRGVSSDSALLVITYPSPQYQRYLRENNPGELQVIDNSIELPTLVEEAASAGYLLRHYSLEYIWRPGDYCHVILQAGGSDCSRPLSPKRKSMLVRAVRKAESVLLSRIIRRYRQWRYVDRVFRRIRDHRSGEGSIAEAS
- a CDS encoding FlgD immunoglobulin-like domain containing protein, which translates into the protein LAESMPSLGTVLASDGAIVEGASGSYDPAGFRMEYGPDGEPLFVEEGSSPWEPVPLAGELDLDGTWFPLGDGLSGFVHAITENGSDVYVGGLFTLAGGGAGVVLANYITRWDGSSWSALGSGVNGYVEAIAVSSSDMYAGGVFTQAGGTPANYIARWEPDTGIEPSLEIESSVLLASPNPTTAGIELSFQSTGLSPLTFEIYDAAGRLVRTQDLGILPTGSQTHYWDGLDGNGNALAQGVYFLRLSSADLDASTRVVLLR